The Montipora foliosa isolate CH-2021 chromosome 6, ASM3666993v2, whole genome shotgun sequence genome includes the window tacttctgattggcttaaacagcaaaagttaacaaaacttcataaaagcagtattatattcatccttactttccaaccatcttccatctttcatctggtctcagtttaaatgaattccacagaaatcgtatgtggggaacatgtaaaattgtaaacgtttcttggcttttgttttcaactcttgtgattggtcaaaatcttttaacacaaaaaaacacccttccaaagtgggctgtaaatgaattttattgcgttcacggccttcctgtaggtttatgcattctctgtgtaaaaatgataacattcctatgtggggaaagccccgttgccgcataacaaaggaaattgctatccatcTTACGCGGATCATTACTTAACTTGTCGTTCTCGCGTTAGGTCAGAAGTTGGGGAGGACGGAAAAAAACTGTTTAATGCTGTCATTCCATGCATAGGTTCGTACAATCGCATTTGATTTGTGATTTGCTTGTCAGCCGAGTCAGAACAACCCAATTTAACATGAAATATGTGTTCATTCCACCCCGATGCCTTCCGTCTAACAAGGACGGCGACTTTCGGGAGAGCTGAGCGTAATTCGAACGCGAATTGgaaaaggaaatatttttgttatttctcttcAACGAAACTGTCCACAGTTCAGAAAGTAGCCTTACTGTCTCCGCAGGTAGCAAGGCGTTCTTCAGGCGAGCAAACAAGAACAGCTGTGAATTCACATGTCCTTCCACCGTAAGTATTCTGATCCCATCTGCTTGTTCTTGTCAAAGAACTGTGCTTTCTTTCAAGAGGGCAACAACTTTCAGCCTGGTGAATATAGCGCTATCCAAGTTGCTTAATTAAGAACAGGTGATGTCGCATTTACTGTTTAATAATACGGAACCCAGTTGCTACCGTCTTCTGGTTTAAGATTTCCCGTTATCAGCAAGATTACGTCCACAACCCACCAGATGCCCAATCCACCAAGTGTCAAGAGCTTGCCCACTGCGGTCCCAGTGTGACCCAAACAAAAACGGTCAACTCCAAGGAATCCGAGAAGAACGGAATACAAGAGGGTTGTAACAAAGCGGTGTCCAGAATatctggaaaatgaaaacagaagaaaacgGCAAGTGGGATGAGAGCCTTGTTTAAGAATACAGGAATACCTGTGATTTTAGATTCTAgaaaatttcatattttttgaTCTGCTGAATGGACATGAATGTTAAGCTGACTCATATTCAGTATTACTAATTCTTATCAATCCGGATTTCGTTCTTTACACTCTACGGTTACTGCGTTACTCGAAGCTACGGATAGTTGGGCCggaaaccggtcgtttcgcctgcAAGTCGTTTCGCCTACAGGTCGATTCGCCTACACTGAAGTCGATCCCCCTACAAACTTAAAGTCGATTAGCCTACACAAGTAAAGTCGATTCGCCTACATGCTTcttttgcaaactgtttaatTTAAGCGCACGTGTAAAGGCCACTGACAGTAAGCAGTTGCACAGCTATCAAAATCTTAAGTGACTACACTTCACTTAACCAAACACACTGTGATTACTGATTACATGTACCGAGATAAACACAGTAAGCGCTAATTACGGTCGCTTGCGCGGCAAGTACCGAACaaggtgagattttttttcctttcaatagGACATTGTTTCAAGACTTTAATTAAAGTTAACACCGACAATATCTTCCAATCACGTAGCTGCGATTTCGATCCGTCTTTTGCGGTATAAAAGGGTTGTGATTTTTGTTCAATTCATTCCACTAACTTTCTCAGAATACTCCCGATCGCGACGACTCTTACAGTTAGATATGGACAGCTACAtgtattattgtttattttgtgCGGAATTAAGAAGTAACCTCAAGACAAGAAGCACTCCTATGTGATGGTTGCGACAGGTGGCAACATCGGCGATGCCTGACTGGCATTACAAAGGAACACTACAGAGAGGCAGTGAGATCAGGTCTAGAGGTTATTTGGCGATGCCTGTATTGTAGCGCCAGTTCAATCCCAATCGCTGAAAGCACAAGACTCGGCTAGGAAGATATGGACGCCTTCGACATTCCGGCGTCATTTGAGATAGAGAATAAACAAACAGCTATGGGTACCTTATCAATTTGCAAATTCGCAGTGCAGAGCAGCCTCTCAGGCAATGCGCTCATCTACATGTGCCATCGAAAGCATTCACTCAACGCTCAAGTTAAGGCTTTGAATGGGTAGTTACGGCTTTGAGAAATTGTGATGAAATTAATAATAGTTTTACGGTATCGAGTACATTGTAAATATAGAATTCTATTGTACGAGTAGGATTTAATATTTTTAGAGGAATTGTTAGGACAATTTTAGGTTTCATGCTCGCGTTTTAACGATAAGTAATACATTGTAAATATagaattgtattgtattgtattctaTTAGGATTTATATTTTTAGAGGAATTGTTAGGACAATTTTAGGTTTCACGTTCGCGCTTTAATGACATGTAATACATTGAAAATATAGAATTGTATTATATTCTATTAGGATTTATATTTTTAGAGGAATTGTTAGGGTAATTTTAGGTTTCACGTTCGCGTTTTAACGATAAGTAAACATTGTAAATACAgaattgtattgtaatctaCTATCAAAATTGAAATTCTGTGGAATATGCGGTTACTGTCACAAATAGTTCGCACCATATTTAAGCAATCGCACTCAAACTTgtctaaggcccgttttaaacgtcgcatttttatgtgccgaatctaatgcaaatgagcgaaaacaatagatttttctcatttgcgttagattcggcacatgttaaacgcgacgtttaaaacgggccaaAGGAATGTTAACTCCTTTATGTCTACTCCAAAATTAGTCAAACGTGGTGTCACCCAGGGAACAATTCTGGAACCTTTACTTTTTTTGCCTGCcaaattgtctgtatttttcACAACTTAggatgtatgctgatgacaccagCCTCACCTTCGCTAGCGCAGATTTAAGACATGTTGATGACTGTCTTAACTATGATTTAAACAGGGTGTACACATGGCTGTTAGGCAACAAAGTGACCTTGAATTTAATAAAAACTTAGTTCATCTTAgtttagcctgcgaacgcagacgtatttccggcggtcgtttagaaacgaccgccggaaatacgtctgcgttcgcaggctaatctTAGTTGCGTCGAGACGGAAGTTAaaaacatttcctgaatttcCTTCTTTCAGTATAAATGACCACCCAGTGAAGCAGGTGTCCTCTACGAAATCTCTTGGCGTGCTTATCCACCAAAACATGAAGTGGGAATTTTATGTACAGAATAATTATTTGCAAAAAGATTGCTTCTGCATTGGGCGCAATTAAACGAATACGACATCTCATGCCCTTTAATATATTGATTAATTTATACGACGGCCAAGTTAAACCTTATTTTAATTACCGTAGTACTGTCTAGGGCAACTGCGGCAGTGGTTTCTCTGAAAAGCTACACAAGTTAAAATTGTGCAGCCCGTGCTTTAATGTGTGCCAATTGACTCTAATATCGATGAATTGTTCCGGGCACTAAGTTGGCGTAAACTCAAATATCAACGATTGGTATCAGCTGTTGTTATAATGTAAAAATCTTTTACATATGGGATGAACCCTGAGTATCCGAGTTCTAGATTTGTGTTTCGAAACAAcataacaatgaaaataaaaaaaagctcTTCCGCAGCCCCAGACCAATTATTTGAAGAAGACTTTCTCTTAACACAGCATCCCTGTAATGCAACTTTTAGTATGTAGTTACGAGTATTTAGGTTAGTTCAGTTAGggatatttattttaaaatctttGATGAAGGTTTTACTGTGtataaaataataaagttaccattaccattaccaaagatcatcgcagttagatGAGCACCTTAAGCCAGGGGCCATGGAGAGGGAGGGGCTGGCTGGGGGAATTgtagctccccccccccctcccccacaatTTTTTCCTACAGTGTCCTTTTCTCTTAAACCTCTCCCTCTTCCTTCACCCTTCTGTGATCCATTCCAAAACTTAGTCTTAAACTTATGTCCCCACCTCCACTTttaccaactgagttatgaagacAGCTGAGAGCTGGCCAATTGCGAatacttgcatttctggacataagtcaGTGACAAATACACAATGATACATAAAcaacagggcccggttgttcaaaagctgattaacacTATCTCagaccaaaaataaaaaaaggggttaatttctctactcccaaaggCTGTTcggatattcggcaaaactttgcATTAGAAGAAGTTaagcttgaaaaacaaaaaataataataagcaaaagaaacttttaccaaaCCGTTGAAAACATgcgtacatgtatgtgtgtacTTACTTAATGCAGGGAAACTTTTGTAAGCTCAGGAATTTCCTGTCTCCATAACACTCTATTCCAGGTAACACCTCACACCACACTTTTGTGTGCTCAACTTCCTGATATTTGGAACCTCCAAActaaaattatcagaatttaacatgtcatgtttattttcacaaataatagaacatattcgtattctcagtattggactggaactagcttgcaatggaggctaatgcaggggaatcttttcaaatgcaaatacattttaatatattcccccacattagcctccaatGAGAGTTACAGTAGTTCCATTCTAATACTGAGaatatgaatacggtctattatTGCACATTGCTTTGTAGCACTCTGTAGCTTTgcttttaaccctttaactcccagtggccacttaaagattatttttttcactgtctaacgccagacaattttatttgtcaatgggGAGCCCTTTGGCATTACAAGGTTAAACTTTGTTTGATTTGTCCTCAACACTTACCATTCTCATCTCTAAAAGTGATTTCAACTTTGAACAATCATTGAAAGAccgaaaaataaaataaaataaaatctaCCCCGAGAGAGATAGAGAGAGAGCTACAGTGAGTAGATATTAAGCAGAAAGACACCATTTCAGTTTCTGGTGTTTGCCTTCAATTTAAAAAAGTTGCTTTAAAGGTCTGGAATAAAATAACATTCCTGAATTTTAGCATGTTACCTTCTGTTGCAAATTTGCAAGtacaatttgaatttcaaatttaagtaAATGCACACAAAATATTCTTGCAACATGGATTTCAATATTCTTACAATGGAACAATAAAGTGTACTAAGTTCACCATAAAATGCAAAATTCACTGAACAGAAAGGCCGGGATAACCTTGGTCATATGTCCCTCATTTACTTTAACCTGGAAAGTGTGTTTGCATAACATCTGACTGGCAACATTCTGAGCTTTGATTCTTATCCCAAGACTGTTTACTTTTAGTCCAAGTTTAGCATTACATTGTCTACCATTACTcgtgttcaaaactgaccgaatggacctcagagggtaGGATCTAGGGAAAACTGATGTTATTCACTCACTAGCTTAACATTGAGCATGCCtattatattattatgcaaaacacgagtttaagtTTCCTGTGCTGCACATTAATTCAGCCGCATACACACGCACTGC containing:
- the LOC138006667 gene encoding TM2 domain-containing protein amaretto-like, with product MAERCILDISSFITLWLLLGRSLGDQVGDKTCFDESCGRKFDPKGPLVKCIYLPLEFLKCEKPMWVTKNETAGDKASPGCTKEFGGSKYQEVEHTKVWCEVLPGIECYGDRKFLSLQKFPCIKYSGHRFVTTLLYSVLLGFLGVDRFCLGHTGTAVGKLLTLGGLGIWWVVDVILLITGNLKPEDGSNWVPYY